A region from the Pelagovum pacificum genome encodes:
- a CDS encoding DeoR/GlpR family DNA-binding transcription regulator, whose protein sequence is MSNDRIKAIRDYLFRNGTARVQDLAAAFNVSMPTIRRDLTEMEAAGTIAREHGFARIAQTALQEVAFGQREGSQIDAKRAIAAECLRDLTPGSSVFLDAGTTVLQLARALRLSPRPLIVFTNGIVVASELSQVAGVELNLLGGRVRAENMSMVGALAESMIAGLWFDHVVLGASAVSDDGWITSYDADEAQLNARMAERSGQVTVLADSSKFGCRQTYSVMKLNGKQRLLTDDGLSASQRERLSAQGCRVTAVPLGVQV, encoded by the coding sequence ATGTCGAATGATCGTATCAAGGCCATCCGGGACTATCTGTTCCGTAACGGGACGGCGCGGGTTCAGGACCTCGCCGCGGCCTTCAACGTCTCGATGCCGACCATTCGCCGGGACCTGACAGAGATGGAGGCCGCCGGCACCATCGCGCGCGAACATGGCTTCGCCCGGATCGCACAGACCGCCCTTCAGGAAGTCGCCTTCGGTCAGCGCGAAGGGTCGCAGATCGACGCGAAGCGGGCGATCGCGGCCGAGTGCCTGCGGGACCTCACGCCGGGGTCTTCGGTGTTCCTTGATGCCGGGACGACAGTTCTGCAACTGGCCCGTGCGCTGCGGCTCAGCCCGCGGCCGCTGATCGTGTTCACCAACGGGATCGTCGTCGCATCGGAGCTGTCGCAGGTCGCCGGGGTGGAGCTTAACCTTCTTGGCGGGCGCGTCCGGGCAGAGAACATGTCGATGGTCGGCGCGCTGGCAGAATCGATGATCGCCGGGCTGTGGTTCGATCACGTCGTGCTTGGCGCGAGCGCCGTGTCGGACGACGGTTGGATCACCAGCTACGATGCGGACGAGGCTCAGCTGAACGCCCGGATGGCGGAGCGATCAGGGCAGGTGACGGTTCTCGCGGATTCCAGCAAGTTCGGCTGTCGGCAGACCTATTCGGTCATGAAACTCAATGGAAAACAGCGGCTTCTGACCGACGACGGGCTGTCGGCGTCGCAGCGGGAGCGGCTCTCGGCGCAGGGCTGCCGGGTCACGGCGGTGCCGCTGGGAGTTCAGGTGTGA
- a CDS encoding phosphatidylglycerol lysyltransferase domain-containing protein: MTINRSAGLRPGARQLAGPLIGLALGAVLLRQLQGVDLADLLAALQQTGIGQLCGALLATAVSLVALGAYDVEIHATLGSDVGRGRARRAGWRAVAIGQVTGFGTLVGAMVRWRLLPDTSPARTLHVSTLVSLSFMVALLPLALIACLLWLPGIAPPLALLTAALSILAAVPAGLRKLRDHPRARKFLGRLDGPRFARLQLWTALDVGAAALALWFVITADGIPLGPVFAAYLVALGAGLLTNMPGGLGAFELALLALLPDIPQADLLAGILLFRALYHALPAMFAMRAVMRGGRPAVRSAGALRTEQLISAAPCAEWGLARQGALLYELHPGSAICTQTAPGILAVIGRSLGKMPLRALADLALQDGRRPVLYKCDARTAADARRAGWTVMRLAKEGRLDPSRHSTVGSACRQLRRKLRQADAAGVVCRTPVTLPLAEMADVAAEWAAQHGGERGFSMGRFEPGYVARQEVVIARDETGQLLGFVTFHAAPCGWTLDLMRHRADIPPGTMTALVHTAILAAKAAGCTRLSLAAVPDLPENLRGWKVLKAAGLTRFKATFAPSWTARYIAVRRPWDLPFALCSVAWQVHVGSGRDSLADAAGAETRDLEFDLPGAAWQQTAISPWSPSR; this comes from the coding sequence ATGACGATAAACCGAAGCGCCGGTCTTCGACCGGGCGCACGACAGCTGGCCGGGCCCTTGATCGGCCTGGCGCTCGGCGCTGTTCTGTTGCGACAGTTGCAGGGCGTCGACCTGGCAGACCTGCTGGCGGCGCTACAGCAGACCGGTATCGGACAATTGTGCGGCGCCCTGCTCGCGACAGCCGTCAGCCTCGTTGCACTCGGGGCCTATGATGTCGAAATCCACGCGACGCTCGGCAGCGACGTCGGACGCGGCCGCGCGCGGCGCGCAGGCTGGCGCGCGGTCGCGATCGGACAGGTGACCGGTTTCGGAACATTGGTCGGCGCGATGGTGCGCTGGCGTCTGTTACCGGACACGAGTCCGGCGCGGACTCTGCATGTCTCGACCCTCGTCAGCCTCAGCTTCATGGTCGCGCTCTTGCCGCTCGCGCTGATCGCCTGCCTGCTCTGGCTGCCCGGCATTGCCCCGCCCCTTGCCCTGCTGACGGCTGCACTGTCGATCCTCGCCGCTGTGCCTGCGGGACTGCGCAAGTTGCGCGATCACCCACGGGCCCGCAAGTTTCTCGGACGACTCGACGGGCCACGGTTCGCGCGGCTGCAACTCTGGACGGCGCTCGACGTCGGCGCGGCGGCTCTGGCGTTGTGGTTCGTTATCACCGCCGACGGCATCCCTCTCGGCCCGGTCTTCGCCGCGTATCTCGTCGCGCTCGGCGCGGGGCTGCTGACGAACATGCCGGGCGGACTCGGCGCCTTCGAATTGGCGCTTCTGGCGCTCCTGCCCGATATTCCGCAGGCGGACCTTTTGGCCGGGATCCTGCTCTTCCGCGCCCTTTACCATGCCCTGCCTGCCATGTTCGCAATGCGCGCCGTCATGCGCGGCGGCCGACCTGCCGTGCGCTCCGCCGGGGCGCTGCGAACCGAGCAGTTGATCTCGGCCGCGCCCTGCGCCGAGTGGGGGCTCGCCCGCCAGGGGGCTCTCCTGTACGAACTCCACCCCGGCAGCGCGATCTGTACGCAGACCGCGCCGGGCATCCTCGCGGTTATCGGACGGTCGCTCGGCAAGATGCCACTGCGGGCCCTGGCCGACCTCGCGCTGCAGGACGGCCGGCGACCGGTCCTCTACAAATGCGACGCACGAACTGCCGCCGATGCCCGCCGTGCCGGCTGGACCGTTATGCGCCTCGCGAAGGAAGGAAGGCTCGATCCGTCGCGACACTCGACCGTCGGCAGCGCCTGCCGGCAACTGCGTCGCAAGCTGCGGCAGGCCGACGCGGCGGGTGTCGTCTGCAGGACACCTGTCACGCTGCCGCTGGCCGAGATGGCCGATGTCGCGGCGGAGTGGGCCGCGCAACACGGCGGAGAGCGCGGCTTTTCAATGGGGCGCTTTGAACCCGGATACGTCGCGAGACAGGAGGTCGTGATCGCCCGCGACGAAACCGGACAACTGCTCGGGTTCGTGACCTTCCACGCGGCGCCCTGTGGCTGGACGCTCGATCTCATGCGGCACCGCGCCGACATTCCGCCGGGCACCATGACCGCACTCGTCCACACGGCGATCCTCGCGGCGAAAGCGGCAGGATGCACCCGGCTGTCGCTCGCCGCGGTTCCGGACCTGCCGGAAAACCTCCGCGGCTGGAAAGTCCTGAAGGCCGCCGGCCTGACCCGCTTCAAGGCGACCTTCGCCCCGTCGTGGACTGCACGCTACATCGCCGTGAGACGCCCGTGGGACTTGCCCTTCGCACTCTGCTCAGTCGCGTGGCAGGTGCATGTCGGCAGCGGCAGGGACAGCCTGGCCGACGCGGCCGGGGCGGAGACGCGCGATTTAGAGTTTGATCTGCCCGGCGCGGCGTGGCAGCAGACGGCGATCTCTCCGTGGAGTCCTTCCAGATGA
- a CDS encoding N-acetylglucosamine kinase, with protein sequence MSWCGVLDGGGTKTQVALAARDGKVRIGPVRAGCNAQDNPAWEGTLRAALADLAGAESAVLGLPGYGEVATLDTAADTVVAQCRPGDLVVNDVALALRAAYPVGGGVLLLAGTGSMAMAEGNAGIVRTGGWGNTFGDEGSAFDIGRRALSLASREIDGWASSTGFAGRLSEAIGVGEGHFALLAWTVEAAHPRSAVAGVARVVDGLAQAGEHVAIGLLRDAAEDLATLAETAARRAGLSDWGWTAGGSVFASETVLGAVTERIGPPEARRTSPLAGGLAWAAERAGWDIDDAWRATVARDLDERLKETGPA encoded by the coding sequence GTGAGCTGGTGCGGTGTGCTCGACGGCGGGGGGACCAAGACGCAAGTGGCGCTTGCCGCGCGCGATGGCAAAGTGCGGATCGGACCCGTGCGGGCGGGATGCAACGCGCAGGACAACCCGGCATGGGAAGGGACGTTGCGGGCGGCCCTGGCTGATCTCGCCGGCGCAGAGTCGGCGGTTCTCGGCCTGCCGGGTTACGGGGAAGTCGCCACGCTCGATACCGCCGCAGATACGGTCGTGGCTCAGTGCCGGCCAGGCGACCTCGTGGTGAACGACGTGGCCCTCGCGCTGCGCGCAGCCTATCCCGTAGGCGGCGGCGTGCTGTTGCTGGCCGGGACCGGCTCCATGGCGATGGCCGAGGGCAACGCGGGCATCGTGCGGACCGGCGGCTGGGGCAACACGTTCGGCGATGAGGGCAGCGCCTTCGACATCGGCCGCCGCGCCCTGTCGCTGGCAAGCCGCGAGATCGACGGATGGGCCAGCTCGACCGGGTTCGCGGGTCGGCTGTCGGAGGCGATCGGCGTTGGTGAGGGGCACTTCGCACTGCTCGCCTGGACCGTCGAGGCGGCGCATCCGCGCTCTGCCGTGGCGGGTGTCGCACGGGTGGTGGACGGGCTGGCGCAGGCGGGTGAACACGTCGCGATCGGATTGCTGCGCGACGCCGCGGAAGACCTGGCCACGCTGGCCGAAACAGCGGCGCGGCGCGCGGGGCTCAGCGACTGGGGCTGGACCGCCGGCGGCTCGGTCTTCGCCAGCGAGACGGTGCTGGGCGCGGTGACGGAGCGGATCGGACCGCCCGAGGCACGGCGCACCTCGCCACTGGCAGGCGGGCTCGCCTGGGCGGCGGAGCGCGCGGGCTGGGACATCGACGACGCCTGGCGTGCGACGGTCGCGCGGGATCTGGACGAACGACTCAAGGAAACCGGGCCGGCATGA
- a CDS encoding D-tagatose-bisphosphate aldolase, class II, non-catalytic subunit gives MSALETLAALVPAQDAGQAAGLTSVCSAHPEVIAATLELGLETGEVVCIEATCNQVNQDGGYTGMTPADFRNFVLGIAGQVGFAESNILFGGDHLGPNPWKSRPAAEAMDKAEVLAAAYAAAGFGKIHLDASMACADDPVPLPDEVMAERAARLARAAEAGAAEGGHPPPLYIVGTEVPVPGGALEEIDTLEVTSPDDAARTLELHEAAFRAAGLDDAVGRIVAIVVQPGVEFGHANVVPFVPAEARALVDWRRGQGGVLFEAHSTDYQTPEALAALVDGGFAILKVGPGLTFALREALYGLDAIAGHLSEDYRPGTLPDAMETLMLSVPDHWLAYYHGGLTELRLQRHFSYSDRIRYYWTRPEATAAVEALMAALEGVEIPETLISQYLPRLYDDVAADRLDARARPLLRASVKVALAGYAAACERES, from the coding sequence ATGAGCGCACTAGAAACCCTTGCCGCACTGGTGCCGGCGCAGGATGCGGGGCAGGCTGCCGGGCTGACGTCCGTCTGTTCGGCCCATCCGGAGGTCATTGCCGCCACGCTCGAGCTGGGGCTCGAGACCGGTGAGGTCGTCTGTATCGAAGCGACCTGCAACCAGGTGAACCAGGACGGCGGCTATACCGGAATGACGCCTGCGGATTTCCGGAACTTTGTGCTCGGCATCGCGGGGCAGGTCGGTTTCGCGGAGTCGAACATCCTGTTCGGGGGCGATCACCTCGGCCCGAACCCGTGGAAATCAAGGCCCGCGGCGGAAGCGATGGACAAGGCCGAGGTGCTGGCAGCCGCCTACGCGGCCGCGGGGTTCGGCAAGATCCACCTCGACGCGTCAATGGCCTGCGCCGACGATCCGGTTCCATTGCCCGACGAGGTTATGGCAGAGCGCGCTGCAAGGCTCGCCCGCGCGGCTGAAGCCGGCGCGGCGGAGGGCGGGCATCCGCCGCCCCTTTACATCGTCGGGACCGAGGTGCCGGTGCCCGGTGGCGCGCTGGAAGAGATCGACACGCTCGAAGTAACCAGCCCTGACGATGCCGCAAGGACGCTGGAGCTGCACGAGGCGGCGTTCCGGGCGGCGGGGCTCGACGATGCGGTCGGGCGGATCGTGGCGATCGTGGTCCAGCCGGGGGTCGAATTTGGCCATGCCAACGTGGTGCCCTTCGTGCCTGCCGAGGCCCGGGCGCTGGTCGACTGGCGGCGCGGGCAGGGCGGGGTCCTATTCGAGGCCCATTCGACCGACTACCAGACTCCCGAAGCGCTGGCCGCGCTGGTCGACGGAGGCTTCGCGATCCTGAAGGTGGGGCCGGGCCTGACCTTCGCGCTGCGCGAGGCGCTCTACGGGCTCGACGCGATTGCCGGGCACCTGTCCGAGGACTACCGCCCCGGGACGCTGCCCGACGCGATGGAAACGCTGATGCTGAGCGTGCCGGATCACTGGCTGGCCTACTATCACGGCGGGCTGACGGAGCTGCGGCTGCAGCGCCATTTCAGCTATTCCGACCGTATCCGCTACTACTGGACCCGGCCCGAGGCGACTGCGGCGGTCGAGGCTCTGATGGCAGCGCTGGAGGGGGTCGAAATTCCCGAAACGCTGATCAGCCAGTACCTGCCGCGGCTCTATGACGACGTGGCGGCCGACCGGCTTGACGCGCGGGCGCGGCCCCTGCTTCGGGCGTCGGTCAAGGTGGCGCTGGCGGGGTATGCCGCCGCCT